From Brienomyrus brachyistius isolate T26 chromosome 21, BBRACH_0.4, whole genome shotgun sequence, the proteins below share one genomic window:
- the LOC125716352 gene encoding solute carrier organic anion transporter family member 2A1-like, with protein MEMQTKEMKKTKSSTTPLFSNIKFFVLCHGLLQLTQLLYSAYLKSSLTTIERRYGLSSFSSGMISSLHEVGNTVLIIFVSYMGSWVHRPRFIGMGGLLMALSAVLMTLPHFLSEPYTYSGLELGKLDMCEPGRNSTDSERCDEEGTRRLSESGNLMLLMASTQLLFGIGSVPIQPFGISYVYNFAEPGNSDLYIAILFAVSVFGPAFGYLLGSMVLRIYVDIDRTGPAEDLNPADPRWVGAWWMGLLISSGCLFLTSIPYFFFPKEMQRQTAAGPESSDLKTAQKTSNDSLIDFLKIFPRVFVRLLLSPFFLPLVLAQCCFSSVIAGLSTFLSKFLELQYSTTAAFGNLLIGAINLPAAALGMLLGGVVMKCRHLSMKAVLCFSSAVLLLSIFLCVPLFYMGCSTQDVAGVNVDYGSADRRGDNRSHPLCISNCSCPDTAFNPVCGSDNREYVSACHAGCTTYSLDPENPRKAQAYNGCLCIQDGDNVGSVRPGSCTNSCPHYLLPVMFLISLAGFIAGLSHNPIYMTVLRTAPEEEKSFTIGVQFLIMRVLAWLPAPAIFGMVIDSSCIWWKQTCGTKLGSCGYYDNNLLRNRYLGLQVALKVMGIFFLGIVSWKVRHVKDNSLEKNPEGLL; from the exons ATGGAAATGCAAAcgaaagaaatgaaaaaaactaaatcaAGTACTACTCCTTTATTTTCTAACATTAAG TTCTTCGTGCTCTGCCATGGCCTCCTGCAGCTGACCCAGCTGCTATACAGTGCCTACCTGAAGAGCAGTCTTACCACCATTGAACGTCGCTATGGTTTGAGCAGCTTCTCCTCCGGCATGATCTCCTCCCTTCATGAG GTGGGGAACACGGTGCTGATCATTTTCGTGAGCTACATGGGAAGCTGGGTCCACCGGCCCCGGTTCATCGGGATGGGTGGCCTGCTCATGGCCCTCAGTGCCGTCCTGATGACTCTGCCTCACTTCCTGTCCGAGCCCTACACATACTCCGGTTTAGAGT TAGGCAAGCTGGACATGTGTGAACCCGGGCGGAACAGCACCGACTCGGAGCGGTGCGACGAGGAGGGGACTCGGCGCCTGTCTGAGAGCGGGAACCTGATGCTCCTCATGGCCAGTACTCAGCTACTTTTCGGGATTGGCTCCGTACCCATCCAGCCGTTCGGCATCTCCTACGTGTACAACTTCGCCGAGCCGGGGAACTCGGACCTGTACATCG CGATCCTCTTTGCGGTGTCCGTGTTCGGACCCGCCTTCGGATACCTTCTGGGCTCCATGGTACTGCGGATATATGTGGACATAGACAGAACGGGACCAG CCGAGGACCTGAACCCTGCCGACCCCCGCTGGGTGGGCGCCTGGTGGATGGGCCTCCTCATTTCCTCGGGGTGCCTCTTCCTCACCTCCATCCCCTATTTCTTCTTCCCCAAGGAAATGCAGAGGCAGACC GCAGCTGGGCCCGAGAGCAGCGATTTGAAAACGGCCCAAAAGACGTCGAACGACTCGCTGATCGACTTCCTTAAGA TTTTTCCCCGGGTCTTCGTGCGCTTGCTCCTGAGTCCGTTCTTCCTGCCACTGGTCCTGGCCCAGTGCTGCTTCTCCTCAGTGATCGCCGGCCTCTCCACCTTCCTCAGCAAGTTCCTCGAGCTTCAGTACAGCACCACCGCTGCCTTCGGCAACCTTCTCATCG GGGCCATCAATCTTCCGGCCGCGGCCCTGGGGATGCTGCTGGGGGGTGTCGTCATGAAGTGCAGGCACCTCTCCATGAAGGCCGTGCTCTGCTTCTCCAGTgccgtcctcctcctctccatcTTCCTGTGTGTGCCTCTTTTCTACATGGGCTGCTCCACCCAGGATGTCGCCGGGGTCAACGTCGATTACGGATCGGCGGATCGGCGTGGTGATAACAG ATCTCATCCGCTTTGCATCTCGAACTGCTCCTGCCCGGACACCGCATTCAACCCCGTGTGCGGCTCAGACAACAGGGAATATGTCTCCGCCTGCCATGCCGGCTGCACCACCTACTCCTTGGACCCCGAGAATCCGCGCAAGGCCCAG GCTTACAATGGCTGCCTTTGTATCCAGGATGGAGACAATGTTGGCAGTGTCCGGCCGGGTTCCTGTACCAACAGCTGCCCACACTACCTCCTGCCGGtcatgttcctcatctccttAGCTGGCTTCATCGCCGGTCTTTCCCACAACCCCATCTACATGACGGTGCTCCG gaCGGCACCCGAAGAAGAAAAGTCTTTCACAATAGGAGTGCAGTTTTTGATCATGAGAGTCCTCG CCTGGTTGCCAGCCCCGGCCATATTCGGGATGGTTATTGACTCCTCCTGTATTTGGTGGAAGCAGACATGTGGCACAAAGCTGGGCTCCTGTGGTTACTATGACAACAACCTCCTTAGAAACAG GTACCTGGGCCTCCAGGTGGCTCTGAAGGTCATGGGAATCTTCTTCCTGGGCATCGTGAGCTGGAAGGTACGGCATGTCAAGGACAACAGCTTGGAGAAGAATCCAGAAGGTCTTTTGTGA